The Glycine soja cultivar W05 chromosome 9, ASM419377v2, whole genome shotgun sequence sequence TTTCTTCATCTTAACTACCACACTCCTCTTATAGATGAAAATTACAGTGTTTTTTCTTCCTCTAATTTTGGATCTTCAATGGTGGAATTGTATTTATCTGATATTTTTAGTACCACCAACAATACAGCAAGATCAATCAAGGGAATGAAGGGATATATTTTAGGGGAATGCTAAcaacacatttaaaaaaaatatatatcaatattGTTTCCGCcgtcatgaaaaaaaaaagagagagaaaataaaaaagttaaagttaGATGATAGagagataaagaaaatataatgataaagaaTCAAAACTCCTCTTTAATACAattcttttaacatattttattattatttaaaaattattgaaaactacaaaaaaaatcatgataaagacCAATTAAATGATAAGTATGaccccaataaaaaaaaacaaataacaaaaagtTGTTAAATTTTAGTGGCATCAAGTTTGAATAGTACAAAATGTGGCTCCATTTACTGTTTGTTTAGGCAGATCATTAAAAGACCTGATTAGAAACTAAGCATAAACAAAATCATTCAGTATGAAACACTGAAAACTccattaataattaaagaaaaaatagttaaatttgttCCTAAAAGCGTGATATGATGATAAATTGAtctctaaaaaatgaaaaatacaaatttaatcattgaatgtgtaaaaaatgtgacaaattaatcttattattaaatttgtgagattattttattattaaattataatatttaatgatcaatttaacaataaattatatttttcaacgtttaatttgacattaaattacaaatttaggatcaatttatcattaaattattcgTACAATAATTTGTTGCTATTTTTACACAtttactaaatttaaatttttcatcattCAAGGACCAATTTATTAATACCTCCCACTTTAAAAGCAAATTTGACTATTTACACATAATTAAATTCGTTAAGtatgaagaaattttatttttcttccttaagAAAATTGTAACCATTGGAAGTTACTACTGTATGTGTCTCATTGATACATTCAGATAGATCCATGAGGTAAAATTCCTCTTGGTCCCGGAGGATTCAGGAATTCAGAAGAATTTCAATAACTAACAATTGCCTACTGCATCCAGCTTCTAAATTGAACGTCACACATTACATAAACGAATTGATGGTTAGGCACTAGACATCAAAACGTTACGTTAATACACTATCGGTAATTTCGTATAAAAAGTTGACatgaatttagaaataaaatacaCTATCAGAAAGCTAAGTGCATCTTCATAACAAATTCTCCCATGCAAATCACTGCACCCTCTCTATGTCAGATGACCAAAATTCACGAAAAATCGTATTGAACATATTGTGAAAGCATACATACAAGCACTAAATAAGCGTTAGTGAAATTCACTTGAGCAACAAAAGATTAACATCCTAAAACAACAAGTACCCGAAGGACAAGGCCAGTACTAGAAAGCACTTCTTCAACTTAGTTTCATCCAAAGGACAAAAAGCCTAGTGCCAAATCTTTCGTTAAGTTAATTTGTCAACATTTCAAGTTTCAGCACTCAATCTGGAAATTCCACCTACCAATAAACCAAAACAACATGTCAAGTTAACTGCAAAAGTTTAATTACAATTTGCTCTGGTACAACCGGATCAACAAACGTACATACATAATCAGGGAGGCAATCCAAGCTTCAACACTTCTTTACAACAAAACCATGTaggccatttttttttctattgcagAAAGCAGGTGTGTTACGGGATCTTAGTAATTAGAGACTGTTAATAAGAGAGGAAAGAAGCATTTGTATATTTGGTATCTGTTTTTCAGTCAttgttttcttcatcttcaaCATTCTGAACTCCAGCCCTTTCTTCACCTTCATCGCTAAGAAAACAGAATGTCCAAAAAACTATACACGGAAAAAGTCTTATCTAAACAGGCAAAAGGGTGTCTCTGTTCCAGCTCCTGATCAACAATTTAACTCATCCTGTGAACCAGCACCACGAATTTCATCATCAGAGTCAGATAACTCAGGAAGCAACCAGTAAGAGTATGTTTGTTTCAGAATTCGTGGCACACATCCCAAAGTAAAATACCTAGCTATATTAATTTAAGTGTACATTACAGACATTGTGTAACGAAAGCAACATTTTCTTACTTTTCCTCAACCTCCCTTTGGCTCGAATCAACTTCTAAACAAACACGCCGAGCCAGTTTCAGCCACCCCCATGTACCACCGCTTCTTCGTTGAATTCCTCATAGTGTCAATTTGAAACCCTGGGACAGGAAGTCATCCCtggaaaaatttgaattccgtAGAAGTAAGCTTAATCAGACTAAGGCGTTGAAAGATCAATTTGGCACAGCAATTTTCAAGAAAttaatcaatgtttaatttccaTGCATTGTCAGTGTAAAAGCTTATACATGATCAATCATGGAAAGTGTAACCTAGGGACGTTTGTTTCACGGAATAATATTGTATAATTATATGATTaggaatatttaaaaatgtgtttgattatattttaaatttcaaaataatttaaataaaaatgaaagttagATGTGTATTAGAAAACAACTTTCCATATTCCCGTGGGAATATCACATTCTCATCCCTCTTCAGgggaataaaaaaagaaagttatgaCATTCTCACAGATGAACAATATGTGGGAATAACTTTAAACAAACATGGGAATGTTATACTCCATGAGTATATTTTCCGAAATAGACTTTAAATCCGTGAAACAAACTTACCATTACCATACACGTTAGTCTGTAATTAAATGTTAATGTAAAATCTTCACCGATGCATATACTATTCAGCAGAGTATAGATAAATTTGAAGCAATTATGTAGAGGGCAGAGTATAGAAACGAGTTGAATATCATTGAAATGATCGAAGATCGATTATTCCTcatggtttgtttgttttgtgaaggAAGGACACAGAATGAAATGAGGCATGTGAATAAGTAAGTACCTGCGACGTTGGCAGCCTAAAGTCGGCGACTTGCGACAAATTTGACGAGGTAAGAAATAGGGTGTGACGAGAGTTCCCAAACAAATCATGGCTTCGTTCAAATTAGGCAAACCCTGAATTCTAACAAGGGTAACCTCTTTCTTTCCCAGGTCATACCAACACAGCCTCTTCCGGTCGTGTTCCAACAGAACCTTATTCCCATCGCTCGAGTATCCCAAGGGCCTCAAGCACTTGAACGATCTCAACTCACGCGACTCCTCCAGCGTGAACAGCTTGCACCAGCTGTCACCACGGTTATACTCTCTCATCACCCAAACATCCATTTTTGAATTGTGAAAATTCACAGTCATGCAGAGGGAATCGCCTAATAGTGCCACGTCGATCTCGAACCCTCCGCCGACTCCTCCGGTGTCGGGAAGGGGGAGCTCGGTGAAGATCTCGTGGGTTAGATCGAAGGCGACGATGAGATCGGGCTGGTCGGGTTCGAGTTTGCGCGTGACGACCCAGTGGAGGGAGTTACCGACGAAGACGCCCATGGTGCGCGCGCAGCAGAGAGCGTAGGGCATGCTGGGGAGTGTCTTCCACGCGTTGGCGCGGAGCGTGTAGAGCTTGACCTGGGAGTCGAAGGAGCGGTCCTGCAAGTCGACGAAGTAAGAGATGCGGACGAGCTTGTAGTCGGGACTTGTATGGTCGAAGCCGAAGCCGTAGACGCGGGCGGCGAAGAGAGTGGTGTCGGGGTGGAGGCGGCGGCGGGGGAGGGGCAAAGAGGGAAGAATACGGTGCTGGCGGAGGGAGGGGTTCCAAAAGGCGATGTCGTCGGCGACGTTGGATATACAGAGGAGTCCGTTGCAGGAACCGAGAAGAGTGATGTTGTTGCTGTAACACATAAGAGGGTGGTTAAGAAAAAGGGGAGGGTCTAGGGTTGGGAAATTTGTCTGGTATAGATCAGAGTCGAGGCGGAGGATGAGGGTGGTGTTGGAGGTTAAGCTCAGGGATCTGCTGAGATGGACCGAGTTGAAGTGCTGGCTGTCGATTAGTGACTTCCATGACTTTGAGGTTGACCGGAATCGGAGTAGGGATTTCGCCGGTAACCGGGAGAGGATGTCGGTTACCACTTCTCGCGGAAGATGATCCGACATCAGAACAAGAAGAGCTTTCTCTCTCGCTGCTCTGCCACACGATCACTTTGGCTTTGCTCATACACTCATATCCAATTTCACTCGTCGTGTTACATGGGTTATGTAAAATCATATAACTACTATCAAACTTcaaaaattttagttattacaaAGAGTCTTGTCCATGAATTTCCTCACTTTGGCCTTTTCTTCCCGGAGAATCTTCTCTATGTTACGTGTGCTAACTCTAACTCAACTCACCAATTAATTGGCCTTTGGGACATTGGACAGCGTATCTTTAAGTTAAAGTGTGGTGCTAAATTCTTTATAactctaattataatttatatgattaaaaagtaaaaaaaaaaaaaaaaaaaaaaaaaaaaaaaaaagaagaagaagagagaaattcTTTAATGAAAGTACGGTTTATAAACAAGTTAGGTTAATCtaattaagaaacaaataatgAAAGTAAATGTGATGTGCATTCTGTTTATGGAAGTGGGTCCTGAAATCCTAAATCAGATGTTGACTTCCTAGCTTAGTTCTTACGTTGGGGACCGGAAGTGCGTATCTACTGGACAACCAGCATTAAATATGGATGGCACAATAAGCAATAGCAACCACGGATTCTCCAGCCATGACTTTTGTGCGGCTGTGCGACACAAGGAGATGAATAAGAAATGGAagagatattattataataaataaaatattaaagatgTTTGGCATAGCAATAAATAGgaggagaggaaaaaaaaatgagtataacatgaaaataaagaggaAGAATGTTTCTactaaaaatccaaaaatattattgaatctTGAGAAAGTTGTAATTTCCATTTggcaaaattgtaaaattggtTCCCCACTTTATCTCAAATTACGGATTTGgtccccctataatttaattcctaAATTTGGTCTCAGTTTTATAAATTCCTGCAAAATTGATTCTGAAAGCTCGatttggacgttgaccgttaacctCAAACGTTGTTTGCCACGTGTCAATGACACGTGTCAACATCTGAGTGGTTCCCTGTAAagacttcattttttgtaggtaaaattgCATTTTTGGTCCCCTAGTTTTACTTCAATTTCGATTTTAGTCCTCCTATAGTTTAATTCACATATTTGGTCCCacaattttataaatccctttatAAATTGTTCCTATAAAATTGGTCTTTTGAATGATTTAGCCACTGGTGCTAGAGACATTGTAGGTCTTGATAAATCTCACACTTCTTTTTCATCGCAAGTTTTTCACTCACTTGGAACCCAGAGAAAAATCACTCTTTGTCTCTCTCCCACTTCCGGGTTGTTCAACTTGGGAAAGTGACGCATGAATGAGTCTGAAATTTTCATATCTCTTACTTTAACAGGTTCTGTAATAAtcccctatttttttttctttttttgcttccccATACGGTATTATGTGTATACGACTGCTTAAGTGACCTATGTATGACAatggtatttttgtttgaaatttgaaatacaacttCTCCAGTAATGAAATTTGGCTGAATTTataaagggatttataaaactgggggaccaaatgtgcgaattaaattataagaggaccaaaatcgaaattggagtaaaagtgggggaccaaaaatacaattttacctacaaaaaaatgaaaccttTACAGGGAACCACTCAGACGTTGACACGTGGCattgacacgtgacagtcaacgtctgaggttaacggtcaacgtccaaatCAAACTTCTATGACCAATTTTgcagggatttataaaactgggagaccaaatttgtgaattaaattacaagGGGACCAAATCCGAAATTAGAGATAAACGGGAGGaccaaaagtaaaattttacctttccatttttattatgttttcttGCTATCTATTCCCAAATGtgcgaattaaattataagaggaccaaaatcgaaattggagtaaaagtgagggaccaaaaatacaattttacctaaaaaaaatgaaacctttACAGGGAATCACTCAGACGTTGACACGTGGCattgacacgtgacagtcaacgtctgaggttaacggtcaacgtccaaatCAAACTTCTATGACCAATTTTgcagggatttataaaactgggagaccaaatttgtgaattaaattacaaggggaccaaatccaaaattagagataaacgggaggaccaaaaataaaattttacctttccatttttattatgttttcttGCTATCTATTCTCAAGGtgatatttcaataaaaaaaaaatgtaagaccTTACTACTATTGTATAGCATacatgttagttttatttttatttagatttattttgaatattaaaactattctaaaaaatattatcaaattttaactaaacatattttttaatatatccaaaaataataataaaagaaaaatatattcagGAATAACATTCATGATTATATTATTCTTATCAATGTGATTTATGAAAGGTAATATTATTTCGTGAAACAAATCGtcctttgaattttttaatggtCACGTGACAaacgtaatttttttaaaacgaaACATAACTTGAAACTATCTAACAAATGAAATAGGTTAAGATGCATCCACTGacttttattttacataaagcATTCAAACATTATGCagtacataaaatttattaatctttaacaaatacaattattattattattattattaaaactaaAGCCTGAATACTAATAAAAGT is a genomic window containing:
- the LOC114367686 gene encoding F-box protein CPR1-like is translated as MSDHLPREVVTDILSRLPAKSLLRFRSTSKSWKSLIDSQHFNSVHLSRSLSLTSNTTLILRLDSDLYQTNFPTLDPPLFLNHPLMCYSNNITLLGSCNGLLCISNVADDIAFWNPSLRQHRILPSLPLPRRRLHPDTTLFAARVYGFGFDHTSPDYKLVRISYFVDLQDRSFDSQVKLYTLRANAWKTLPSMPYALCCARTMGVFVGNSLHWVVTRKLEPDQPDLIVAFDLTHEIFTELPLPDTGGVGGGFEIDVALLGDSLCMTVNFHNSKMDVWVMREYNRGDSWCKLFTLEESRELRSFKCLRPLGYSSDGNKVLLEHDRKRLCWYDLGKKEVTLVRIQGLPNLNEAMICLGTLVTPYFLPRQICRKSPTLGCQRRRDDFLSQGFKLTL